One genomic region from Gossypium hirsutum isolate 1008001.06 chromosome D13, Gossypium_hirsutum_v2.1, whole genome shotgun sequence encodes:
- the LOC107919764 gene encoding transcription factor MYB35, producing the protein MVRPPCCDKLNVKKGLWTEEEDAKILAYVSKHGTGNWTAVPKKAGLRRCGKSCRLRWTNYLRPDLKRESFTPQEEELIIRLHAALGSRWSIIAQQLPGRTDNDVKNYWNTKLRKKLSEMGIDPVTHKPFSQVLADYGNIGGLLKSRTRIGSLNREMKNSFMIKPEPHPPQPAIATEGFSNINNRRVMKTMASPGIEPIQENFFPSSNINQHAATCASLDLLSQLQAIKLVTEASNYGGYQIISPQFPNQYTLSLSSPSSSSSTSSTCSTTAQEKAGLAFSWRDFLLEDAFLPYDHHPQGQDHIPEFESKDIAPQNHSGNETSAEHIDDDKNIIINNNSRVLSGMDSELLSYGIQASSSTESSFVAAMLDQENEMFSEFANLLEDPCY; encoded by the exons ATGGTCAGACCTCCTTGTTGTGACAAGCTAAATGTGAAGAAAGGCCTATGGACTGAAGAAGAAGATGCAAAGATACTTGCATATGTATCAAAACATGGAACTGGCAACTGGACTGCTGTTCCAAAAAAAGCAG GGCTTAGAAGATGTGGGAAAAGTTGCAGACTTCGTTGGACTAATTACTTGAGACCTGATCTTAAACGCGAAAGCTTCACACCGCAAGAAGAAGAGTTGATCATTCGCCTCCATGCAGCTCTTGGAAGCAG GTGGTCTATCATAGCCCAACAGCTTCCTGGCAGAACTGACAATGATGTAAAAAATTATTGGAACACTAAGTTGAGAAAGAAGCTTTCTGAAATGGGGATTGATCCTGTTACTCACAAACCTTTTTCTCAAGTCCTAGCTGATTACGGGAACATCGGTGGCCTCCTAAAATCTAGAACCCGAATCGGATCTTTGAATCGAGAAATGAAGAACTCATTTATGATCAAACCAGAGCCACATCCACCCCAACCAGCAATAGCAACAGAAGGATTTTCTAACATCAACAACAGACGAGTGATGAAAACAATGGCATCCCCTGGAATTGAACCAATCCAGGAAAACTTCTTCCCAAGCAGCAACATTAACCAGCATGCTGCTACCTGTGCCTCCCTAGATCTGCTTTCTCAGCTTCAAGCTATAAAACTAGTGACAGAAGCCTCCAACTATGGCGGTTACCAAATCATCTCACCTCAGTTCCCTAATCAATACACATTATCATTATCATCaccatcctcttcttcttctacttcttcTACTTGCTCCACTACAGCACAAGAAAAAGCTGGTCTTGCTTTCAGCTGGCGTGATTTCCTTCTCGAAGACGCATTTTTACCATATGATCATCATCCCCAAGGACAAGATCACATCCCGGAATTCGAATCCAAGGACATTGCACCACAAAATCACAGTGGCAATGAGACTAGTGCTGAACACATAGATGATGATAAAAacatcatcatcaacaacaatAGTAGAGTACTCTCAGGAATGGACAGTGAGCTGCTAAGCTATGGTATTCAAGCTTCATCATCAACTGAAAGTTCATTTGTGGCAGCAATGCttgatcaagaaaatgagatgttCTCAGAATTTGCAAATCTTTTGGAAGATCCTTGTTATTAA